The Acropora muricata isolate sample 2 chromosome 5, ASM3666990v1, whole genome shotgun sequence genome includes a window with the following:
- the LOC136916728 gene encoding uncharacterized protein C7orf57-like: MVFYKPLDRPEREEIWYCYLCSNKEKQDVKDLPNIAAISQLRDLTEESVKVNTEQQNGNRRRQLLETDSKYLRLAKTGGRKNLLCYLENKRRKSEPKPYKVPEWYYHDDDEIPNQEKELSEEEKHKKYKVTYGKRSYKTQEKPKIYERPDYMTHLEPTEIQEIPVTLSDSIPDRPIFGYDSFSFWKRDELEKTNKLPPFVPEVRKERRQKKPRQTVNINKQDNGDARSVKGGKTKNVKLPMQGKTVSMSGHRKLASCGYATKWHEKWHLPAVKKR; the protein is encoded by the coding sequence ATGGTTTTTTACAAGCCATTGGACAGACCTGAAAGAGAAGAAATATGGTATTGCTATTTGTGctcaaataaggaaaagcaagaTGTAAAAGATTTGCCGAACATTGCAGCCATTTCCCAGCTGCGCGATTTGACTGAAGAGTCAGTGAAGGTTAACACTGAACAGCAGAACGGCAACAGAAGAAGACAACTCCTGGAAACAGACTCTAAATACCTAAGATTAGCAAAAACAGGTGGACGAAAGAATCTTTTGTGTTACCTAGAAAATAAGCGGAGGAAGTCTGAGCCTAAGCCTTACAAAGTACCAGAGTGGTACTACCACGATGATGATGAAATACCAAACCAGGAGAAAGAACTCAGTGAAgaggaaaaacacaaaaaatataaagTAACTTATGGAAAGAGAAGCTACAAGACGCAGGAGAAGCCAAAAATCTACGAGCGACCCGATTACATGACTCACTTAGAGCCGacagaaatacaagaaattcCCGTTACCTTATCGGACAGCATTCCCGATCGACCTATCTTCGGGTACGACAGCTTTTCGTTCTGGAAACGAGATGAGCTCGAGAAAACGAACAAACTTCCGCCATTTGTACCGGAAGTCAGGAAGGAGCGGAGACAGAAAAAACCAAGGCAAACTGTGAACATAAACAAGCAGGACAATGGTGATGCACGGTCTGTGAAAGGTGGAAAGACAAAGAATGTGAAGCTGCCAATGCAGGGGAAGACCGTTTCGATGTCCGGGCACCGAAAGCTGGCCAGCTGTGGATATGCTACAAAGTGGCACGAAAAATGGCATCTACCGGCAGTGAAGAAGCGATGA
- the LOC136917261 gene encoding uncharacterized protein — MNGTREIMNSTMSETKSGYLVLTPDADCNHQIRLMACAYTKISEPFVVFYSESAWIWKKPCAFLRLKSCQITQNSDVSFTLTPQGERMGNSTGTLCFSAENPKEKQEWVKVLNVCQRGNEKTVTKMNNNRRINNRKLPAIQESFSEEISSVEQKRTSLIQV, encoded by the coding sequence ATGAACGGAACTCGAGAAATTATGAATAGTACCATGTCCGAAACTAAGTCAGGTTATTTGGTATTAACTCCGGACGCCGATTGCAATCATCAGATACGATTGATGGCATGTGCTTATACCAAGATTTCAGAGCCGTTTGTAGTATTTTACAGTGAATCTGCCTGGATTTGGAAAAAGCCATGCGCGTTTTTGCGGCTGAAGTCGTGTCAGATCACACAAAACAGCGATGTTTCATTTACTCTGACTCCACAAGGAGAGAGGATGGGAAATTCAACAGGAACGCTTTGCTTTAGTGCAGAGAACCCCAAAGAGAAACAAGAATGGGTGAAAGTTTTAAATGTCTGTCAGAGAGGGAACGAAAAGACTGTCACGAAAATGAACAACAACAGACGGATAAACAACAGAAAGCTTCCTGCCATTCAAGAAAGTTTTTCCGAAGAAATCAGCTCAGTGGAACAAAAAAGAACGAGTTTAATTCAAGTGTAA